GTTGCTGACGGGCGCAGGTCTGTGGGCTCTGCCCGCGCAGGACGCGCCGGGGGATCGCTCGGCGGCCACCGGACGCTACCTGAGTGGCTCGCTCATCGGCCTCGACACCAGCCTTGCCGCCTCCCTCGATGGCCAAAGCGCCGAAAGCAACGGAACGGCCGACCAGACGAACGCGAGCGGCCTCAAGGTCGGCGCGCTGGGCACAGTGAACCTCACGACACCGGGCGGCCTGCGGCTCCCACTCTCCCTCGACGACGTCGGGGTGGTCGAACAATACGCCTCAGCCCTGCGGAACGCCTCATCGATGGGCGCGTCGGGACTCACCTCCGCCACCGGCGCCATCGGCGCCGGCATCACCCCGGCCCCAGGCCTCGCGCCCGGTCCCCTGCACCTCGGCCTCGCGCAGGCGGTCTCCTCGCTGGGGCTGCCGGCCGCGACGCTGAACGAACTCGCCCAGCTCGACCTCCGTATCGGCGTCACCGCCGATCGCGCCGCGCAGGCCGCCCCGGGCTCACCGGCCGGCTCCTCTTCGATCGCGGACACCCAGCTCCGCTTCCAGAGCCCGACCCTCGCGGCGCTGGCCGGTGCGATCAGGACGCAGGTCGGCGCCGTCCAGACGGCCGTCGACAACCTCTCGGGCCCGAGCGGCACGCTGGCAGCCGCGCTGAAGACGCTCCTACTCTCCGGCACCCTCACCACGACGGCGAGCGTGAGCGCTTCCACCCTGCTGTCCGCCGTTTCGCCGCTGCTCAGCGGCACGATCGCCGACCCCGCCTACCCCGGTGTGAGCATCGATCTCGGAACGGGCACGGTCACGGTCGATCTGGACTCGCTCACCACGCTGGAGGGCCTCGCGCCCAACACCGAGCTGCTGACCGGAAAGGTGATCGACGAACTCGGCGACCGCATCTCGGGCGTGGCCGGTTCCCTGTTCACCCACGTGGAGAATACCCTCACCACGGCCATCGGCGGGCTCAGCGTCACCGCGAGCGTCAGCAGGCTCGACGTCCAGGTCGTCACCGTGAACTCCACGATCGGAGCCCTCCGCTCCGGGAGCACGTCGGGCATCGCCCTCGCCGGCGCCGGCCTCGCCCTGTCGCCGGACACCGTGCTCAGTACACTGAACGGGCCACTGAACAGCATCGGCTCCCTCGTCACAGCCATCGGCCCCACGGTCATCGCACCCGTCACCGACACACTGATACCCGCGCTCGAGCCGGTGCTGAGCCAGGTTGTCTCGCTCACCGCCAACAGCCAGTCCACCGCCGGCGGTGTGTTCACCGAGACGGCACTGCGCGCCACCGTCCTCCCCAGGGGACCCGCTCTCGTCCTGAACGTCGCGAACGCCAGCGTCGGGCCGAATGCGCTCGCCGGACCTCCCACCGCGACCGGGATCGCACCCGCCCAAGGGCCGGCGGCCGGCGGCACCGATGTCACCCTCACCGGCACCGGCTTCACCGGAGCCACCAGCGTCACCTTCGGCGGCGCACCGGCCGCAAAGATGACCGTCATGGACGACACCACCATCATCGCCACCACCCCGGCGCACCTTCCGGCCACGGTGAGCATCGCTGTGGAGCACCCGAACGGCGACTCCAGCCCCGACGGCTTCACCTTCGACGCGGTGCCCGGCGCACCGGTGATCTCCGACCTAGCGCCGGGTCACGGTCCCGCCATCGGCGGCACGGCTGTGACCCTCTCCGGGAGCGAGTTCACCGGGACGACGGCCGTCACCGTGGACGACGTCTCCGTTCCGTTCACCGTGATCGACGACAGCGCCATCGCCATCACCGCTCCGCCGCACGCGGCCGGCAACGTGCCGATCGTCGTGACGACCCCGATCGGGCCCACGCCGTCCGTGGTCTTCACCTACGATATGGGGACCACCGTCGACGGCATGACACCCAGCAGCGGCCCGGAGACCGGCGGGACGGCCGTCACCATCACCGGCGGCTGCTTCACCGACGCGACCGGCGTGCTGTTCGGGACGACGCCCGCCACCTCGTTCCGGGTGATGACCGACGCGACCATCGCCGCTGTGAGCCCCGCCGGAAACGGGACGGCGGAAATCGCCGTCGTGGGGGCCGCTGCCTGCGGCACCGGCACGCTGACCGGCGCGTTCCGCTACCTCGACCCGGACGCGCCCATCATCATCCCGGCGGGCGACGCCACCTCGACGGGTGTCGCCGCGGGCCACGGTGCCGGCCGCCTGGCCGGAACCGGTTCGACCACCGACGGCTTCGCCCTGCCGGCCGGCATCGGCCTGCTGATGCTCGCCTGCGGCGGACTCATCATCCTGCGCCGGACACGACGCGCATAAGTAGAGGGGAAAGAACCCATGACCGACACTGACGAGGACCGTGTCTCCGGACGCCGCCGCAAGCTGCAGGCCGTGCTGGCCACCGGGCTCATGCTCGGCGCCGGGGCCACCGTCACTCTCGCCGCCTGGAGCGACTCGGAGTACGCGACCGGGACGTTCAGCGCCGGAACGTTCAACCTGGTGGGCAGCACCGACGGCACCACCTTCACCGACCACGCCACCTCCGGTGCGGCGGCGGCCCTCCTGTTCACAGTGAACACGGCCACGCTGTCGCCGACCGATGTGACGGCCTCCCCGTTCGCCGTGCAGCTCGCGGCGAACACCACCAACAACGCCACCGTCACCATCAGCAGCTCCACCACGACCGGGTCCATCGCCAATCTGACCTACCAGTTGCTGCAAACGACCTCCTTCGGCTGCACGGCGACGACGACCGGAACCACCCTGGTCACGGCCGGAACGGCTGTCGGCTCCGTGCCCAGCTCCACCACGTTCTCCCTCGCCAAGGGGACAAGCGGTGCGGCGGGCTCCCCGGTGTACCTGTGCTTCAAGGTGACAGCGGGCAGCGGACTCGTCCAGGGGCAGACCGGCACCGCGACCTGGCAGTTCCAGGCAGCGGGCGTCCTCCTCGGCTCGGGCGCGGGGACGACGCTCGCCAGCTGGACAGACGCCGAGTTCGGCGGCGCATCCTTCACCGGCTCGGTCTTCGCCACAGAGTCGAGCGCCAACGGCGGCGCCTACGCCGACAACACCACCGCCCCGGGAGCGAGCCTGACCATGTCGGGCGCGTTCGCTCCCGGGGTCTCGGTGTACGTCCCGGTCCTCATCCGCACCAAGGCCGCATCGGTGGCCGGAACGGCGACGCTGAACGGCGCGACGCTCGGCGGAACGGACGTTTCCACGCTCGGGGCCGCGCTCGTCTACCGCGTCGTGCGCACGACGGGGACCTGCGCCGCGTCGGCGTTCGCCGGGAGCCCGGCCTTCGTCGGCGCGTCCGGCGTCGCTCGCCCACTCACCGCTGGACAGGAGGCCGGCGTGAGCAACCCACTGATCGCCGCCACGGCGAGCACACCGGGAACGGCGACCGGCCTCTGCTTCGAGATCACCCTGCCGACCGCCGCGGCGAACAGCCTCCAGGGCAAGACCGCGACCGCGACCTGGCTGATCACGGCGGTGTCGAGCTGATGCGCGGGACGCTGCCCCGCGCCGGGAACGCGCTGCTGACGCTGGCGGCCGTCGCGGGTTCGCTGTGCATCGTCGGCGCAGTGACCGCGCTCGTTTTCCCGGTCGGGCTCATCCTGTTCAGCACCGGGTCGATGAGCCCGGCCATTCCGGCAGGCGCTGTCGCACTGGTGCGGGAGGTCCCCGCCGCGGAGGTCCGGCGCGGGGATATCGTGACCGTCGACCGGGCCGGGCAGCTGCCGATCACCCACCGTGTCGTGCGAACGGAACCGCTCCCGGGAGGGGTCACCGAGCTTGTGCTGCGCGGGGATGCGAACGCGCAGAACGATCCCGCGCCGTACCGCGTGACGCGCGTGCGGCTGGTGGTCGCGAGCATGCCGGGCGGGGCGCAGGCGATCGCGTTCGCGTCGAGCCCGGTCTTCCTGGGGATCGCGACCGTGGGGGCGGCGGGACTCGTTGCGTGGGCGTTCTGGCCGCGGGAGCAGACGGCGGCGGGACGCCCAGCGCGGGGGCGACGACGCGGTTCCCACCGGTCAGGCGCGGCGACGGCCGCCCTCGTCCTCGTCCTCGCGGGAGCGAGCCTCGCTGCCGCCCTCGACGCCCCCGCGCCGGGCGCCCGGGCCGCGGAGCCCGCACCGACGACCACGATCTCCGGCCGCTATCTCACCCTCACCTCCGCCGCCGACCCCGCCCGGCTGGCCGCTCTCCGGCCTGGGGCGCCCGTCCGGTGGACCGTCGGCGTCTCCGCGCACCCTCCGACGCCCGCGACCATCCGCCTCGGGCTGACCGCGACCGGCGCCCTCGCTCCCACACTGGCCGTCTCGGTGATCGCGTGCGACGCACGCTGGACAGGCGCAGTCTGCCCCGGCACGAGCCAGACTCTCCTGAGCGGCGTCACCGTCTCCGCCCTCCCCTTGGACGCTCCGGGGGCGATCGGCGGGATGCCCTCGGCCGCACGACGCTGGCTCGCGGTGCAGGTGACACTCGCGTCCGGCGTGGCTGCGGAGGGCTCCACACAGCTCACGGTGTGGGCGTGGGGAGCGGGCGACTCCGCCTCCACCACGACCCGTCCGAGCGCGCTGCCGGAGACCGGCTCCCGCGTCCCGGCGCTGCCCCTGCTCCTCGCATGCGGCGCGGTCGCCGGCGGGGCTGCGCTCGCCGGAGCGGCACGGGTGAGGAAGAGGCCATCGTGAAGCCTTTCGCCCTCGTCCTCGCGGCCGCGCTCGTGGTGGCTGTCTCCGGCGTCCCCGCGGCCCCGGCCGGCGCGAGCTGGTCGCGAAGCAGCTTCACGACGGTCGCCGTCTCCTCCGCCACCATCAACCCCGTCCCGGCCCTGAGCTGCAGCGCCGCGAGCGGGCCCCTGTCCGGGGGCGTCCCGTTCACCTGGACAGCGCCCGCCTCCGGCGGCAGCGCCCTGGCCCCGCAGAGCTACACGCTCACCTGGTCGGGCGCCGCGGGCAGCGGTTCCGTCACCGTGCCCGGCACCGACGGAACGGCGAATGGCGCGACACTGACACTGCTCGGCATCGCGACCGTCACCGTCACCGCGAACTTCTCGGGATGGACCTCCGCGCCCTCGTCGCAGACCCGCACGATCACCACCGCGCTCGGCACGGGCGGAGCCGTCCTGCTGTGGACCTGCGCCTGAGCCGGAGCGCCCCGTCAGCCAGGGTTCCCGCTCTCCCCGCCCGCCTCACCCGCCTCGCCCCGTCCTCACCACCCCTTCCACCGCACCGCGCAAACGGGCAGACCGCGCCGACGGACAGACCGGGCGGACAGGGGGCCGAGCAGGCAGGCCGAGCGCGTGAGTGTCAGGACCCCGGGGTGGCGAGCGCGCCGGGCGGGAGGCCCAGCATCCCTTCCAGCGCCCGGGCGAGCAGGGCGGTCCGGTCGGTGGTCGCGCCCCAGCGCAGGAAGGCCTGGGCGTTGAGCCCGTCGATCGTGCCGAGCAGGTGCCACGCGACGGCGCCCGGGTCGCCGGTGCGGAAGACCCCGCGCGCCACGCCCGCCGCGATGACCTCTTCGATCAGGTCCTGCCACGCGTCCATCTGCCCGCGCACGGCGGCGGCGAGCGCGTCGTTGCGGCGTCCCAGCATCCACGCCTCCACCCACACCGCGGTCACGGCGTCGCGCGTGCCGTCGAGCAGGGTCGCGACGAGCGCCGACAGCCGTGCCGCGGGTTCGGGATGCCGGGCCAGGATCGCACGGACCTCCGCGACCTCGGCCGACACCACCTCGGAGAAGGTCGCGGTGACCAGCGCCTCCATCGATGGCCAGTAGTGCGCCACCAGGGCCGGGGCGACGCCGGCCCGCGCTGCCACGGCCCGCAGGGTGACCGCGGCGAGCCCGTCCTCGACGGCGAGTACACCGGCAGCGGCGGACAGGTCGGCGCGGCGCTCGGCCGGAGGCTTGCGGGCTGCTCTTGACATCGTCCGGCCAGCATAGGACTCTGTTGATCATCCGATCAATAATGCCCGGAGGTTCCGATGAGCTGGCGCATGCCCGCCGAGACCGCACCGCACGAGCGCACCTGGATAGCTTTTCCGCGCGCCGGGATCACGCTCGGCGAGAACGCCGCTTCCGCCGAGGAGGCGTACGCCGCCTGGACGGCCGCCGCCCACGCGGTGGCCGAGTTCGAGCCGGTCGCGATGGTGGTCGACCCCTCCGAGAGCGAGCGCGCGGCCCGAATGCTCGGCTCGCACATCGACCAGGTCGAGGCGCCGCTGGACGAGTTCTGGATGCGCGATGTCGGCCCCACCTTCGTCGTGGACGACGAACGCCCTGGCGTGCTCGGCGCGGTCGATTGGACCTTCAACGGCTGGGGCGGCCCCGCCTGGTCGCAGTGGCGGGCGTCCGCGGAGATCGCCCGGTTCGTCGCGGAGCGGATCGGGGCCGAGCTCATCAGCTCCGCGCTGGTGAACGAGGGCGGCGGCATCCACGTCGACGGCGAGGGCACAGTGCTGCTGACCGAGACGGTGCAGCTCGACCCGCGCCGCAACCCGTACGCCGGCAAGGCCCGCGTGGAGGCCGAACTCGCCCGGACCATCGGCGCGACGCACGCGGTCTGGCTGCCGCGCGGCCTGACCCGCGACTACGGCGAGTTCGGCACGAACGGGCATGTGGACATCGTGACGGCCATCCCCTCGCCTGGTCGCCTGCTGCTGCACACACAGCGGAACCCCGGGCACCCCGATTTCGCGGTTTCGCGCGAGCTGCGCGCTTTCCTCGCGGGCACGACCGACGCGGCCGGCCGGCCCTGGGAGATCGTGGAGCTGCCGGCCCCCGAGACCCTCCGCGACGAGGAGGGCTTCGTAGACTGGAGCTATGTCAACCACCTCATGGTCGGCGACGGCATCGTGGCCTGCGGTTTCGGCGAGGGGCGCGCCAACGCGGAGGCGGCCGCGATCCTCGAGGCCGCGTATCCGGGCCGGCGGGTGACGATGGTCGACTCGCGGCCGATCTTCGCGCGGGGCGGCGGCATCCACTGCATCACCCAGCAGCAGCCAGCGGTGGCGGCCTGATGGCCGAGGTCGCCGAGACCTCGATCGCCGAGTTGCGGAGGATGCTGCACACCGGAGAGACGACGGCCGTGGAGCTGGTGGACGCCTACCTCGCCCGCATCGACGCCTACGACAGCGCCGGGCCACGGCTCAAAGCGGTCGTCGTCCGCAACCCGGAGGCCCGCGGCGCGACGCTCGGCCCGCTCGACGGCATCCCCTACACCGCCAAGGACAGCTACCTCGCCCGCGGTCTGACCGCCGCCGCCGGATCGCCGGCGTTCGAGCGCTTGGTGGCCCAGCGGGACGCGTTCGCGATCGAGCGCCTGCGCGCGGGCGGCGCGATCCTACTCGGCCTCACGAATATGCCGCCGATGGCGAACGGCGGCATGCGGCGCGGCCTCTACGGCCGCGCCGAGAGCCCCTACAACGGCGACTATCTGACTGCCGCCTTCGGCTCGGGGTCGTCCAACGGCTCCGGCACCGCGACAGCGGCCAGCTTCGCGGCCTTCGGCCTGGCCGAGGAGACCTGGTCGTCGGGCCGCGCGCCCGCCTCCAGCAACGCTCTCTGCGCCTACACGCCGTCGCGGGGCGTCATCTCGGTGCGCGGCGTCTGGCCGCTGGTGCCGACGATGGATGTGGTGGTCCCGCACACCCGCACGATGGCGGACCTCTTCGAAGTCCTCGACGTGATCGTCGCCGACGACGCCGAGCAGCGCGGCGACTTCTGGCGCGCGCAGCCCTGGGTCGCGATCCCGCGCGCGTCGGAGCTGCGCCCGCCGTCGTATCCGGCGCTCGGGGTGGGCGCGATCCTGGAAGGGAAGCGCGTCGGCGTGCCGCGCATGTACATCGACGCCGACCCCCTGGCCGGCACCGCCCCGAACCCGGGCATCGGCGGCCCGACCGGACGGCGCATCCACACCCGCGCCTCAGTGCTGGCGCTCTGGGAGGCCGCCCGGCGCGACCTGGAGGCCGCGGGCACAACCGTGGTCGAGACGGACTTCCCGGTCGTGTCGAACTACGAGGGCGACCGCCCAGGCGCGCCGACCATCGCCACCCGCGGCCTCGTCGGCACGGAGTATCTGCGCCGCGAGATCGTGGACCTCGCCGCCTGGGCCTGGGACGATTTCCTGGCCGCCAACGGCGACCCCGCCCTGAACACGCTCGCAGACGTCGACGGCGCGCGCGTCTTCCCGCTGCCCGGCGGCGCGCTCCCGGACCGCTACGACGGCTTCGAGGACGACATCGCGGAATACCCGGCCTGGGTGCGCGCGCACCCGGGAACCTCGCTGACCGATATCCCGCAGCTGGCCGACGGCGTGCGTGCGCTCGAAGAGACCCGCCGCATCGACCTCGAAGAGTGGATGCGCGCCCTCCGTCTCAACGCCGTCGCGTTACCCGCCGTCGCGGATGTCGGCCCGGCCGACATGGACATCGACCCTGCCTCCGCCGACCTCGGCTGACGCAACGGCGTCTGGGTCGCGAACGGGAACCTCGTTCCGCGCCACCTCGGCATCCCGACCGTGACCGTGCCGATGGGCACGATGACAGATACGGGCATGCCGGTGGGGCTGACCTTCGCGGGGCAGGCCTACGACGACACAGCTCTGCTAACACTGGCGGCGGCCTCTACGGCGACCGGGGCACGCCGGACGGAACCGCGGCGGACGCCGCGGCTTGTCCGCCCCGTGACGTCGCCGCCGGGTTGTTCTCCGACCGGTAGGTCCCACCGATAAGCGGTTGGAGACGGCGGGGAATCCGGCAGAGGAACACCAGGCTCCCTTCCTTTTCCGCCCCTCTCAGCGGAACCTCTAAGCTGGAGACCGTGTCCAAAGTCTTGAGCAGTCTTCCGGTCGGTGAGCGAGTCGGCATCGCGTTCTCGGGAGGTCTCGACACCTCCTGCGCGGTCGCCTGGATGCGCGAGAAGGGCGCCGTGCCCTGCGCCTACACGGCAGACATCGGCCAGTACGACGAGCCGAACATCGAGGAGGTCCCCGGTCGCGCCACCGAGTACGGCGCGGAGATCGCCCGGCTCGTGGACGCCAAGCGCGCACTCGTGGAGGAGGGCCTGATCGCGTTGCAGTGCGGCGCCTTCCACATCCGTTCCGGCGGGAAGACCTACTTCAACACCACCCCGCTCGGCCGGGCGGTCACCGGCGTCATGCTGGTGCGCGCGATGAGGGACGACGATGTCGAGATCTGGGGCGACGGCTCCACCTACAAGGGCAACGACATCGAGCGCTTCTACCGCTACGGCCTCATCGCCAACCCGCGCCTGCGCATCTACAAGCCGTGGCTCGACACCGCGTTCGTGGAGGAGCTCGGCGGCCGCACGGAGATAAGCGAATGGCTCGTCGCGCGCGGCTTCCCCTACCGCGACGCGACCGAGAAGGCATACTCGACCGACGCGAACATCTGGGGCGCGACGCACGAGGCGAAGCGTCTGGAGGAGCTGGACGCGGGCCTGGACATCGTGGAGCCGATCATGGGCGTCGCCGCCTGGCGCGAGGATATCGAGG
Above is a genomic segment from Leifsonia xyli subsp. xyli str. CTCB07 containing:
- a CDS encoding TetR/AcrR family transcriptional regulator; the encoded protein is MSRAARKPPAERRADLSAAAGVLAVEDGLAAVTLRAVAARAGVAPALVAHYWPSMEALVTATFSEVVSAEVAEVRAILARHPEPAARLSALVATLLDGTRDAVTAVWVEAWMLGRRNDALAAAVRGQMDAWQDLIEEVIAAGVARGVFRTGDPGAVAWHLLGTIDGLNAQAFLRWGATTDRTALLARALEGMLGLPPGALATPGS
- a CDS encoding agmatine deiminase family protein; translated protein: MSWRMPAETAPHERTWIAFPRAGITLGENAASAEEAYAAWTAAAHAVAEFEPVAMVVDPSESERAARMLGSHIDQVEAPLDEFWMRDVGPTFVVDDERPGVLGAVDWTFNGWGGPAWSQWRASAEIARFVAERIGAELISSALVNEGGGIHVDGEGTVLLTETVQLDPRRNPYAGKARVEAELARTIGATHAVWLPRGLTRDYGEFGTNGHVDIVTAIPSPGRLLLHTQRNPGHPDFAVSRELRAFLAGTTDAAGRPWEIVELPAPETLRDEEGFVDWSYVNHLMVGDGIVACGFGEGRANAEAAAILEAAYPGRRVTMVDSRPIFARGGGIHCITQQQPAVAA
- a CDS encoding choice-of-anchor G family protein, with the translated sequence MLTGAGLWALPAQDAPGDRSAATGRYLSGSLIGLDTSLAASLDGQSAESNGTADQTNASGLKVGALGTVNLTTPGGLRLPLSLDDVGVVEQYASALRNASSMGASGLTSATGAIGAGITPAPGLAPGPLHLGLAQAVSSLGLPAATLNELAQLDLRIGVTADRAAQAAPGSPAGSSSIADTQLRFQSPTLAALAGAIRTQVGAVQTAVDNLSGPSGTLAAALKTLLLSGTLTTTASVSASTLLSAVSPLLSGTIADPAYPGVSIDLGTGTVTVDLDSLTTLEGLAPNTELLTGKVIDELGDRISGVAGSLFTHVENTLTTAIGGLSVTASVSRLDVQVVTVNSTIGALRSGSTSGIALAGAGLALSPDTVLSTLNGPLNSIGSLVTAIGPTVIAPVTDTLIPALEPVLSQVVSLTANSQSTAGGVFTETALRATVLPRGPALVLNVANASVGPNALAGPPTATGIAPAQGPAAGGTDVTLTGTGFTGATSVTFGGAPAAKMTVMDDTTIIATTPAHLPATVSIAVEHPNGDSSPDGFTFDAVPGAPVISDLAPGHGPAIGGTAVTLSGSEFTGTTAVTVDDVSVPFTVIDDSAIAITAPPHAAGNVPIVVTTPIGPTPSVVFTYDMGTTVDGMTPSSGPETGGTAVTITGGCFTDATGVLFGTTPATSFRVMTDATIAAVSPAGNGTAEIAVVGAAACGTGTLTGAFRYLDPDAPIIIPAGDATSTGVAAGHGAGRLAGTGSTTDGFALPAGIGLLMLACGGLIILRRTRRA
- a CDS encoding SipW-dependent-type signal peptide-containing protein, producing MTDTDEDRVSGRRRKLQAVLATGLMLGAGATVTLAAWSDSEYATGTFSAGTFNLVGSTDGTTFTDHATSGAAAALLFTVNTATLSPTDVTASPFAVQLAANTTNNATVTISSSTTTGSIANLTYQLLQTTSFGCTATTTGTTLVTAGTAVGSVPSSTTFSLAKGTSGAAGSPVYLCFKVTAGSGLVQGQTGTATWQFQAAGVLLGSGAGTTLASWTDAEFGGASFTGSVFATESSANGGAYADNTTAPGASLTMSGAFAPGVSVYVPVLIRTKAASVAGTATLNGATLGGTDVSTLGAALVYRVVRTTGTCAASAFAGSPAFVGASGVARPLTAGQEAGVSNPLIAATASTPGTATGLCFEITLPTAAANSLQGKTATATWLITAVSS